TGGGCTGATGCAGATCACCCCGTCGGCAGCCAAGCGTGTCGGGGTCGGCAACACCGCCACGGTCGACGGCAATGTCCAGGCCAGTGCGCGCTACCTGGCCATGATCCGCCGTCGCTTTTTCGCCAGCCCTCAGCTCAACGAGCGGGAGCGCATGGCGTTCGTCCTGGCGGCCTACAATCTCGGCCCGGAGCGGGTTCAGGCCATGCGCGCCGAGGCGCGGCGGCGCGGCCTCAACGGCAACCAATGGTTCTTCCAGACCGAGCGTGTCGCGATGGAGCAGGTCGGTATGGGGCCGGTGAACTTCGTCAACAGCGTGAACAAGTACTTCCTGGCGTTCAATCGCGAGCGAGCGTCGCTCGAGCGGGTGGCGAAGCGCTAATTAATCGAATTAGTCGATTTTAAAGTCGCATTATTTGCGATTTTCTTATCTGTTGATTTGATTAAGATGGCGCTCATCCAACACACACCTGCTCACCCAAGGAAGCAAGAAATGAACAACTCCCTCAAAGCCCTGTTTGCCACCCGCGCCGGTTACGGCCTGAGCGTCGTGCGTATCCTGGTCGGTGTCATCTTCATGGCCCACGGCGCCCAGAAACTGTTCGGCCTGTTCGGTGGCTACGGCCTGGAAGGCACCGGCCAGTGGATGGAGAGCATCGGCCTGGCGCCGGGCTACTTCATGGCCCTGCTGTCCGGTAGCGCCGAGTTCTTCGGCGGCCTGGCCCTGGTGATCGGCCTGCTGGCCCGCCCGGCGGCGCTGGCCCTGACCGTCACCTTGGTCGTGGCGATTTTCTCGGTGCATATCGGTAACGGCCTGTTCATGTCCAACAACGGTTACGAGTTCGCCCTGGCCTTGCTGGCCGGTACCGTGGCGGTGCTGATCGAGGGCGCGGGCCGCCTGTCGCTGGACCGACTGATCGCTCGCTGAGTGACCTGAAAAGCGCACGGGGCCTGACGGCCCCGCGCGCTTTTCATTTCCAGCTTGTAACTTGAAGCTTCAGCCTCTAGCATACGGACTGCGCCGATTTAAACAGCTACTTGCGGGGCGCGGGAGAAGCCCCCGGTGGGTCATCCGAAATACCGCTAAAGCGCTGGTTCGGTGACGCCTCCCACCGCTGCCCAGCGGGTTCAGCGAGGCGGAGAGAGACTCCATGAGTTGCCCACGTACCAGTGTCTGTTTGACCCCCCTGGCCAAGAATCAGGCCTCCCGCACCCCGCGCATCCTGCTCGGCGGTCAGCATCAACCCACGCTTTTGCGCAATCTCGACGGTTTCTCCCGCCGCAAAGGCCAGGCCTGTGCCTTCCTCATTCAGTTCTCCGATACCTGTGATCAGCTCGATCAGTACGGCAACGACCGCTTCGACCTGGCCGTGATCCCGGCCCCTGCGGCCGAAGATGCCGCCGAAGTCATCGGCCAACTGACCCGCATCGCTCGCCAAGGCCTGATCACACGCCCTTGAACAGCATGTCGG
This genomic stretch from Pseudomonas entomophila harbors:
- a CDS encoding DoxX family protein encodes the protein MNNSLKALFATRAGYGLSVVRILVGVIFMAHGAQKLFGLFGGYGLEGTGQWMESIGLAPGYFMALLSGSAEFFGGLALVIGLLARPAALALTVTLVVAIFSVHIGNGLFMSNNGYEFALALLAGTVAVLIEGAGRLSLDRLIAR